From the genome of Variovorax sp. RA8, one region includes:
- a CDS encoding DUF3426 domain-containing protein: MSLVTRCPACGTTFKVVRDQLRISEGWVRCGRCSEVFDATLDLHEAPDPAPASKVPAPLDDTAASAPPPAAAPAPALPAQEEAEPPGEELGRHVEETDFLDDEHETEPPLAGPPVADAPASEAPGKPEAPVQKSGPQSFTGVVADEPWEMAAPMVEADPHVVPPYPSFPPFPNIDLNLPAQPPIGREARPAEPAPPEAKAVRANAAEEDAANVQLQKALRRARAKSAKIARAKARGEERAARESAPVVLAASEPGPVLDNPRRLPRFAAAAAGGAAFWQRTGARRALVGVALFAAVLLVVQVLHQERDLIAARQPSLRPALAALCGLTGCELSAPKQIGDITIDGASFAREKSGDAYRLNFTLRNGAPLPLAMPAIELSLLDTQERAVVRRVLMPAEFGAPSVLPARAERAASLPLVLTGPEAAGLPPVAGFHLLAFYP, translated from the coding sequence ATGAGCCTGGTCACCCGCTGCCCTGCCTGCGGCACCACCTTCAAGGTGGTGAGGGACCAGCTTCGCATCTCCGAGGGCTGGGTGCGCTGCGGCCGCTGCAGCGAGGTCTTCGATGCAACGCTCGACCTGCACGAAGCACCCGACCCGGCCCCCGCGTCCAAGGTGCCCGCGCCGCTCGACGACACAGCGGCGAGCGCGCCGCCTCCAGCAGCCGCACCGGCTCCGGCCTTGCCCGCGCAGGAGGAGGCCGAGCCGCCTGGAGAGGAACTAGGACGGCACGTCGAGGAGACGGACTTCCTCGATGACGAGCACGAGACCGAGCCGCCGCTCGCCGGGCCACCAGTCGCCGACGCGCCGGCATCTGAAGCGCCGGGGAAGCCCGAGGCGCCGGTGCAGAAATCCGGTCCTCAGTCCTTCACCGGCGTCGTCGCCGACGAACCCTGGGAGATGGCGGCGCCAATGGTCGAAGCGGACCCGCATGTGGTGCCGCCGTACCCTTCCTTTCCGCCCTTCCCGAACATCGACCTCAACCTCCCGGCCCAGCCGCCCATCGGCCGCGAGGCGCGTCCAGCGGAGCCGGCGCCGCCCGAGGCGAAGGCAGTGCGTGCGAACGCCGCCGAGGAGGACGCCGCCAATGTGCAGTTGCAGAAAGCCCTGCGCCGCGCGCGTGCCAAGTCCGCCAAGATCGCCCGCGCGAAGGCGCGAGGCGAAGAGCGGGCCGCGCGCGAGTCGGCGCCCGTGGTGCTGGCGGCCAGCGAGCCCGGGCCTGTGCTCGACAACCCGCGGCGCCTGCCCCGCTTCGCGGCGGCGGCGGCTGGCGGTGCGGCATTCTGGCAGCGCACGGGCGCGCGTCGCGCCTTGGTGGGCGTGGCCTTGTTCGCGGCCGTCCTCCTGGTCGTGCAGGTGCTGCATCAGGAGCGCGACCTGATCGCGGCGCGGCAGCCTTCGCTGCGCCCGGCGCTCGCGGCCTTGTGCGGGCTCACGGGCTGCGAGCTCTCGGCCCCGAAGCAGATCGGCGACATCACCATCGATGGCGCCTCCTTCGCGCGCGAGAAGAGCGGCGACGCCTACAGGCTGAACTTCACCTTGCGCAATGGCGCGCCGCTGCCGCTCGCGATGCCGGCCATCGAGCTGTCGCTGCTCGACACCCAGGAGCGGGCGGTGGTGCGGCGCGTCCTCATGCCCGCGGAGTTCGGTGCGCCGTCCGTGCTGCCGGCGCGCGCCGAGCGCGCGGCCTCGCTGCCGCTCGTGCTCACCGGCCCCGAGGCCGCGGGGCTGCCGCCGGTCGCCGGCTTCCATCTGCTGGCCTTCTATCCCTGA
- a CDS encoding carbohydrate kinase family protein, translating into MAAVICGSLAFDTIMTFEGRFADQILPDQLHILNVSFLVPGLRRDFGGCAGNIAYSLNALGGRALPMATVGSDGGDYLERLRSLGISTEFVRQVDDSFTAQAMIMNDRDNNQITAFHPGAMQQAHITKVTARDDIRLGIVAPDGREAMLQHAEQFNAANIPFVFDPGQGLPMFDGEALRHFVELASWVVVNDYEGKMLSQRTGWSFAEISERVQGLVVTLAAEGCEVWTRGEREHVLAVKPTAVVEPTGCGDAWRGALLYGLEQGWPLSRCAALGNRLGALKIAQRGPQNYQVDRQALGL; encoded by the coding sequence ATGGCAGCAGTGATTTGCGGTTCTCTTGCGTTCGACACGATCATGACCTTCGAGGGCCGGTTCGCCGATCAGATCCTTCCTGATCAGCTGCACATCCTCAACGTGTCTTTCCTGGTTCCCGGCCTGCGGCGCGATTTCGGTGGCTGCGCCGGCAACATCGCCTACAGCCTCAACGCGCTGGGTGGCAGGGCGTTGCCGATGGCCACGGTCGGCAGCGATGGCGGCGACTACCTGGAGCGGCTGCGCTCGCTCGGCATCAGCACGGAGTTCGTGCGGCAGGTGGACGACAGCTTCACCGCGCAGGCGATGATCATGAACGACCGCGACAACAACCAGATCACGGCCTTCCATCCGGGGGCCATGCAGCAGGCGCACATCACGAAGGTGACGGCGCGCGACGACATCCGCCTCGGCATCGTGGCCCCCGACGGACGCGAGGCGATGCTGCAGCACGCCGAGCAGTTCAACGCGGCCAACATTCCGTTCGTCTTCGATCCCGGCCAGGGCCTGCCGATGTTCGACGGCGAGGCGCTGCGGCATTTCGTGGAGTTGGCGAGCTGGGTGGTGGTCAACGACTACGAGGGAAAGATGCTCTCGCAGCGCACGGGTTGGAGCTTCGCCGAGATTTCCGAACGCGTGCAGGGCTTGGTCGTCACCCTCGCGGCCGAGGGCTGCGAGGTGTGGACCCGGGGCGAGCGCGAGCATGTGCTGGCCGTCAAGCCCACCGCCGTGGTCGAGCCCACGGGTTGCGGCGATGCCTGGCGCGGCGCGCTGCTGTACGGCCTGGAGCAGGGCTGGCCGCTCTCGCGCTGTGCTGCTCTGGGCAACCGCCTTGGCGCGCTCAAGATCGCGCAGCGCGGCCCGCAGAACTACCAGGTGGATCGCCAGGCGCTTGGACTCTGA
- a CDS encoding histone H1-like DNA-binding protein, with the protein MATAKKAPAKKAAAKKAPAKKVAAAKKAPAKKVAAKKAPAKKVAAKKAPAKKAAAKKAPAKKVAAKKAPAKKAAAKKAPAKKAAAKKAPAKKAAAKKAPAKKAPAKKAAAKKPAAKKAAKKPAAKKAAKAPAKAAVTPAPAAQTTLNPQAAWPFPTASKP; encoded by the coding sequence ATGGCAACTGCAAAGAAAGCGCCGGCGAAAAAAGCCGCTGCAAAGAAGGCTCCGGCCAAGAAGGTCGCTGCTGCAAAGAAGGCACCGGCCAAGAAGGTCGCAGCGAAGAAGGCTCCTGCCAAGAAGGTAGCGGCCAAGAAGGCGCCGGCGAAGAAGGCCGCAGCGAAGAAGGCTCCTGCCAAGAAGGTAGCGGCCAAGAAGGCGCCGGCGAAGAAGGCCGCAGCGAAGAAGGCTCCTGCCAAGAAGGCGGCAGCCAAGAAGGCGCCGGCGAAGAAGGCCGCAGCGAAAAAGGCGCCGGCGAAGAAGGCGCCTGCGAAGAAGGCCGCAGCCAAGAAGCCCGCCGCCAAGAAAGCAGCGAAGAAGCCTGCTGCCAAGAAGGCCGCGAAGGCGCCTGCCAAGGCCGCCGTCACGCCTGCGCCTGCGGCGCAAACGACGCTGAACCCACAGGCAGCCTGGCCGTTCCCGACGGCCAGCAAGCCCTGA
- the prmA gene encoding 50S ribosomal protein L11 methyltransferase → MFELRLLVPEDRVETLSDALEALDALSVSVEDADAQTDAEQALFGEPGMPPPKEGWQRSRVIALFAGEAQAREAATVLAAQDFFDGCQLLDLVDVPEQDWVRLTQSQFAPVEITPEFWIVPTWHEPPAGARQVIRLDPGLAFGTGTHPTTRMCLRWIASHAEMGGKRVLDYGCGSGILAIGAAKFGASEIDAVDIDEAAVDSTRLNAEANGVHLKAGLSELARGRYDIVLANILATPLKVLAPLLCEHVAPGGSLVLAGILERQADELKLAYAPYASLEVSDAEDGWILMTSSF, encoded by the coding sequence ATGTTCGAACTTCGCCTGCTCGTCCCGGAAGACCGTGTCGAGACCCTCAGCGACGCGCTCGAGGCGCTGGATGCGCTGAGCGTCTCGGTCGAGGACGCGGACGCCCAGACCGATGCCGAGCAGGCGCTCTTCGGCGAGCCGGGCATGCCGCCGCCGAAGGAGGGTTGGCAGCGCTCACGCGTGATCGCTCTCTTCGCCGGCGAGGCGCAGGCGCGCGAAGCGGCGACCGTGCTGGCGGCGCAGGACTTCTTCGACGGTTGCCAGCTGCTGGACCTGGTCGACGTGCCCGAGCAGGACTGGGTGCGGCTCACGCAATCGCAGTTCGCGCCGGTCGAGATCACGCCGGAGTTCTGGATCGTGCCCACCTGGCACGAGCCGCCGGCGGGAGCGCGGCAGGTGATCCGGCTGGACCCGGGGCTGGCCTTCGGCACCGGCACGCATCCGACCACGCGCATGTGCCTGCGCTGGATCGCCTCGCACGCCGAGATGGGCGGCAAGCGCGTGCTGGACTACGGCTGCGGCTCCGGCATCCTCGCGATCGGCGCGGCGAAGTTCGGCGCCTCGGAAATCGATGCCGTCGACATCGACGAGGCCGCGGTCGACTCGACCCGCCTCAATGCCGAGGCCAATGGCGTGCATCTGAAGGCCGGCCTGAGCGAGCTCGCCCGGGGGCGCTACGACATCGTGCTCGCGAACATCCTCGCCACCCCGCTCAAGGTGCTGGCGCCGCTCCTGTGCGAGCACGTGGCGCCCGGCGGCTCGCTGGTGCTGGCCGGCATTCTCGAGCGCCAGGCCGATGAACTGAAGCTGGCCTATGCGCCCTATGCCTCGCTGGAAGTGAGCGACGCCGAGGACGGCTGGATCCTGATGACCTCAAGCTTCTGA
- the accC gene encoding acetyl-CoA carboxylase biotin carboxylase subunit, translating into MFKKILVANRGEIALRVQRACSELGIKAVMVYSEADREAKYVKLAEEAVCIGPAPSSLSYLNMPAIISAAEVTDSEAIHPGYGFLSENANFAERVEQSGFQFIGPTPESIRIMGDKVSAKQAMLKAGVPCVPGSEGELSDDAAINKRIARAIGYPVIIKAAGGGGGRGMRVVHTEAALVNAIQMTKAEAAAAFNNPSVYMEKFLQNPRHIEIQVLADKHKNAVYLGERDCSMQRRHQKVIEESPAPGVPRKLLEKIGERCAMACKKIGYRGAGTFEFLYENGEFYFIEMNTRVQVEHPVTEFTTGIDIVKTQIMVAAGERLPFTQRQIEMRGHAIECRINAEDPYKFTPSPGRITMWHPPGGPGVRVDSHVYTNYFVPPNYDSMIGKIIVHGDTREQALARMRTALNETVVEGIQTNIPLHRELMVDAKFMSGGTNIHYLEEWLAAHKR; encoded by the coding sequence ATGTTCAAGAAGATCCTGGTTGCTAATCGCGGCGAAATAGCCCTGCGCGTTCAGCGCGCTTGCAGCGAGCTCGGCATCAAAGCGGTAATGGTGTATTCAGAGGCCGACCGCGAAGCCAAGTATGTGAAGCTGGCCGAAGAGGCGGTGTGCATCGGCCCGGCGCCGTCCTCCCTGAGCTACCTGAACATGCCGGCGATCATCTCGGCCGCCGAGGTCACGGATTCCGAGGCCATCCACCCTGGCTACGGCTTCCTGAGCGAGAACGCCAACTTCGCCGAGCGCGTCGAGCAGAGCGGCTTTCAGTTCATCGGCCCCACGCCCGAGTCGATCCGCATCATGGGCGACAAGGTCTCGGCCAAGCAGGCCATGCTCAAGGCCGGCGTGCCCTGCGTGCCGGGCTCGGAGGGCGAACTGTCCGACGACGCCGCCATCAACAAGCGCATTGCGCGCGCCATCGGCTATCCGGTGATCATCAAGGCGGCGGGCGGCGGCGGCGGGCGCGGCATGCGCGTGGTACACACCGAGGCGGCGCTGGTCAACGCCATCCAGATGACCAAGGCGGAGGCCGCCGCGGCCTTCAACAATCCCTCGGTCTACATGGAGAAGTTCCTCCAGAACCCGCGCCATATCGAGATCCAGGTGCTGGCCGACAAGCACAAGAACGCGGTCTACCTGGGCGAGCGCGACTGCTCGATGCAGCGGCGCCACCAGAAGGTGATCGAGGAATCGCCCGCGCCGGGCGTCCCGCGCAAGCTGCTCGAGAAGATCGGCGAGCGTTGCGCCATGGCCTGCAAGAAGATCGGCTACCGCGGCGCTGGCACCTTCGAGTTCCTCTACGAGAACGGGGAGTTCTATTTCATCGAGATGAACACGCGCGTGCAGGTCGAGCACCCGGTCACCGAGTTCACCACCGGCATCGACATCGTGAAGACGCAGATCATGGTCGCGGCCGGCGAGCGGTTGCCGTTCACGCAGCGCCAGATCGAGATGCGGGGCCATGCCATCGAGTGCCGCATCAACGCCGAGGACCCGTACAAGTTCACGCCCTCGCCGGGCCGCATCACCATGTGGCATCCGCCGGGCGGGCCGGGAGTGCGGGTGGATTCCCACGTCTACACGAACTACTTCGTACCGCCCAACTATGACTCGATGATCGGCAAGATCATCGTGCACGGCGACACCCGAGAACAGGCGCTTGCGCGCATGCGCACCGCGCTGAACGAGACGGTGGTGGAAGGCATCCAGACCAACATCCCGCTGCACCGCGAGCTGATGGTCGACGCCAAGTTCATGAGCGGCGGCACCAACATCCATTACCTCGAAGAGTGGCTCGCGGCCCACAAGCGCTGA
- the accB gene encoding acetyl-CoA carboxylase biotin carboxyl carrier protein, translating into MDLRKLKTLIDLVSESNISELEITETEGKVRIVKGGIAAPIQYVQTVAAPPAPAVAGTGPVGAIAAPAPAAPAPEAAPAGHVVKSPMVGTFYRSSSPGAPAFVEVGSQVKEGDTVCIIEAMKILNEIEADKSGTVTQILGENGQAVEYGQPLFIIE; encoded by the coding sequence ATGGATCTGCGCAAGCTCAAGACACTGATCGATCTGGTGTCCGAATCGAATATTTCCGAACTGGAAATCACTGAAACCGAAGGCAAGGTCCGCATTGTGAAGGGCGGAATTGCGGCGCCCATCCAGTACGTGCAAACAGTGGCGGCCCCGCCAGCCCCGGCAGTGGCTGGCACTGGGCCGGTCGGCGCCATCGCGGCGCCCGCTCCGGCCGCCCCCGCCCCGGAGGCGGCCCCGGCCGGTCATGTGGTCAAGTCCCCCATGGTCGGCACCTTCTATCGCTCTTCCAGTCCGGGCGCACCGGCCTTTGTCGAAGTCGGCAGCCAGGTCAAGGAAGGCGACACGGTCTGCATCATCGAGGCGATGAAGATCCTCAACGAAATCGAGGCCGACAAGTCCGGCACCGTCACACAGATCCTCGGAGAAAACGGTCAGGCGGTCGAATACGGGCAGCCGCTGTTCATCATCGAGTGA
- a CDS encoding ribonucleotide-diphosphate reductase subunit beta: protein MLTWDEEVKPSLPKDLQQGMRQPSNSDAQASRSLEHPTSQTAPALAPIPRKLDDGAVARAPQQPAPAMPAARRVKAADKRIINGQTDVNQLVPFKYKWAWEKYLATCANHWMPQEVNMTRDIALWKDPNGLSEDERRIVKRNLGFFVTADSLAANNIVLGTYRHITAPECRQFLLRQAFEEAIHTHAYQYIVESLGLDESEIFNAYNEVPSIREKDQFLIPFIDAISDPNFHTGTHENDQTLLKSLIVFACLMEGLFFYVGFTQILALGRQNKMTGAAEQYQYILRDESMHCNFGIDLINQLKLENPHLWTAEFKAEIKALFLKAVELEYRYAEDTMPRGVLGMNASMFKGYLRYIANRRAQQIGLETLFPNEENPFPWMSEMIDLKKERNFFETRVIEYQSGGALSWD, encoded by the coding sequence ATGTTGACCTGGGACGAAGAAGTCAAGCCCTCCTTGCCAAAGGATCTGCAACAAGGCATGCGGCAACCATCGAACAGCGACGCGCAAGCCAGCCGCTCGCTGGAGCATCCGACTTCGCAAACAGCGCCCGCCCTCGCCCCCATTCCGCGCAAGCTCGATGACGGCGCCGTCGCGCGCGCACCGCAGCAGCCCGCGCCCGCGATGCCGGCCGCGCGCCGCGTCAAGGCGGCCGACAAGCGCATCATCAACGGCCAGACCGACGTCAACCAGCTGGTGCCGTTCAAGTACAAGTGGGCGTGGGAGAAGTACCTCGCCACCTGCGCCAACCACTGGATGCCGCAGGAAGTGAACATGACGCGCGACATCGCGCTCTGGAAAGACCCGAACGGCCTGAGCGAGGACGAGCGCCGCATCGTCAAGCGCAACCTCGGCTTCTTCGTGACGGCCGACTCGCTGGCCGCCAACAACATCGTGCTGGGCACCTACCGCCACATCACGGCGCCCGAATGCCGCCAGTTCCTGCTGCGCCAGGCCTTCGAGGAAGCGATCCACACCCACGCCTACCAGTACATCGTCGAGTCGCTGGGCCTGGACGAGAGCGAGATCTTCAACGCCTACAACGAGGTGCCGTCGATCCGCGAGAAGGACCAGTTCCTCATCCCCTTCATCGACGCCATCAGCGACCCCAACTTCCACACCGGCACGCACGAGAACGACCAGACGCTGCTCAAGTCGCTGATCGTCTTCGCCTGCCTGATGGAAGGCCTGTTCTTCTATGTAGGCTTCACGCAGATCCTCGCGCTGGGCCGCCAGAACAAGATGACCGGTGCCGCCGAGCAGTACCAGTACATCTTGCGCGACGAATCGATGCACTGCAATTTCGGCATCGACCTGATCAACCAGCTGAAGCTCGAGAACCCCCACCTCTGGACCGCGGAGTTCAAGGCGGAGATCAAGGCCCTCTTCCTGAAGGCCGTGGAGCTCGAGTACCGCTACGCCGAAGACACCATGCCTCGCGGCGTGCTCGGCATGAATGCCTCCATGTTCAAGGGCTACCTGCGCTACATCGCCAACCGGCGGGCGCAGCAGATCGGCCTGGAAACGCTCTTCCCGAACGAGGAAAACCCCTTCCCCTGGATGAGCGAAATGATTGACCTGAAGAAGGAGCGCAATTTCTTCGAGACCCGGGTGATCGAGTATCAATCGGGTGGTGCGCTCTCCTGGGATTGA